The following proteins are encoded in a genomic region of Syntrophotaleaceae bacterium:
- a CDS encoding Ldh family oxidoreductase, whose translation MKITIQELEDLTTRAVRNYGYDEEETRIIREVLLYAQLRGNNQGVVKLIGKGMPKNPAAGNIVIVKETPISVRIDGGKNHAMVVVHQALESVIDKALQSGFAIAGTFNTNTSSGAIGYFVSRMAEQGLIGFVFGRSPERVAAHGSFEPVFGTNPLAIGIPAQPDPIVLDMSTAAMSFYGLVEADTAGREIPPDVAWDAEGRPTTSPGQAIKGAIRSFDRGHKGSSLGLIGEILAGPLVGAAFCGLGDSKGNWGHLLFAIDPGLLGDRELFLENVTRLVQRVKETRKLPGVTEIFVPGERGTALTRRHIAGGVIDIEDNLLAELRAVAFPA comes from the coding sequence ATCAGAGAGGTTTTGCTCTATGCCCAGCTGCGGGGAAACAATCAGGGAGTGGTCAAGCTGATCGGCAAGGGGATGCCCAAAAATCCCGCCGCCGGTAACATTGTCATCGTAAAGGAAACGCCGATCTCGGTGAGGATCGACGGCGGAAAGAACCACGCCATGGTGGTGGTACACCAGGCGCTGGAGTCGGTCATCGACAAGGCGTTGCAGAGCGGTTTCGCTATCGCCGGCACCTTCAATACCAACACCTCTTCCGGGGCCATCGGCTATTTCGTTTCCCGGATGGCGGAACAGGGCCTGATCGGCTTCGTCTTCGGGCGCTCGCCGGAGCGGGTGGCCGCTCACGGCTCCTTCGAACCGGTTTTCGGCACCAACCCGCTGGCGATCGGCATTCCGGCTCAACCGGACCCGATCGTCCTCGACATGTCCACGGCGGCCATGTCCTTCTACGGTCTGGTGGAAGCGGACACCGCCGGCAGAGAAATCCCTCCCGACGTCGCCTGGGATGCTGAAGGGCGGCCGACCACATCCCCCGGCCAGGCGATCAAGGGGGCGATCCGCTCCTTCGACCGCGGCCACAAGGGGTCGAGCCTCGGTCTGATCGGGGAAATCCTGGCCGGCCCCCTGGTGGGCGCCGCCTTCTGCGGACTCGGCGACAGCAAGGGCAACTGGGGCCATCTGCTGTTCGCCATCGATCCGGGACTGCTCGGCGACCGCGAGCTGTTCCTGGAGAACGTCACCCGGCTGGTGCAGAGGGTCAAGGAAACCCGAAAACTGCCTGGAGTGACCGAAATCTTCGTGCCGGGTGAGAGGGGTACGGCGCTGACCCGCCGGCATATTGCCGGCGGGGTTATCGACATAGAGGACAATCTGCTGGCCGAGCTGCGTGCCGTGGCATTTCCGGCTTGA